DNA sequence from the Lycium barbarum isolate Lr01 chromosome 5, ASM1917538v2, whole genome shotgun sequence genome:
cactatgaataatatcaaaagGCATACAAGTGTTTGAATTAGACGGAACAAAAGGCAACTTAATATGTTTTCCAAGCacgcaagaacgacaaatactagaGCAACTAGAATTATTACATTCAATGTTTTTATTGATCCTAAGAGAATTCAAAACTGACGCTCCCGGGtgacccaaacgatcatgccaaagagAAGAAGACAAAGCAGCAAAGGTTGATGGAGAATTGGTTGTGTttgtgatggtggtggtgatgggaTATAGATCGCCCcggctctcacatctcattaatggcatccccgtctgaaaatccttcacagaaaacccatatggatcaaaatTAACAGACACAGAGTTATCAATAGTGAACTTTCTAATAGAGATTAAGTTTTTAATGAGTTTTGGGGCGAGGAGGACATTTTTCAACGATAAAGGAGGGTTTGGGGGAGGCAAATGAGTATGACCACAACCGTGAATTGGAATTGAatgaccattaccaacaacaataccatgatgatgattgctcaaattagaataagacgagagattaccattcgtggatgtcatgtgagatgtggcatcggtgtccatgtaccacttctgGTCCGGAGGATTCATAGTCATCGTATGTATTGCCGATTCGATGTCCGTGGGAGCATAAGACGGGGCATACATATGCTGAAACGGGGCAGCAGCATATGCCTGCTGCGGAGGCTAGGGAGCAGGGCCGAGAATGCCCGGCTGTTTGGCCGAGGGCCCTTGCGAAGACGTCGGCCAAGTTGACGGATAAGGGCAAGGTAGCACGGCCCATTGTGGCATCCATCCCCAAGCATAATTTGGAAGCTTCCACGGCTGAGGAGACGGGTGACGCGACCAGCTGCCTGGCGGTGGCTGGTGATTTCCGCCATTAGGACCTCGGCTGCCGCCAGCGTTGCCACGGCCAGCGCCGTTCCGACGGCCAGAATTGCGgcttttgttgttgttatttttgcccctGTTATTCACAGCATGACCAGACGAATGAGTATTATCAAAAAAAGAAGTCGAACCCTCACCACCTGTGGCAGCCACCATCGCCGAAGGAGTAGAGTGGGCCGCCTGCATCGCCTGTTCTCGTTCCTCTAGAACGAGTGAGGAACGTGCCTCAGTGAAAGGAGGCAATGGTTTGCTGTGACGAATCTGCGTTCCCACACCCTTGAATGCGTCGGTGAGACCCGAAACAAGCTAAAGAAGAAGGCGGGAATTGGAATCCGGAGCCCCCACATTTTTTAACTGATCGGAGATGCTCTTGAGCCTTTGACAATACGCAGACGCGTTCGGGAACTCTTCCATCCTAGTTGTGGAAAACTCTTATTCAAGCATAACGGCACGGGAGTTTTGATGGTCCTGGAAGATGTCACGCAAGCGATCCCAGGCTTCCATGGCCGTTGCTCCAGGTTCAAGAATAGTAGTAAGGAGGTCATTCGAAATCGTGGAATAAATCCACTGGAGCACAGTCGCATCAAGGGTCGACCAAAGTTCTTTGTCGTCATCGGAGAGAGGGGCTGCCTGCTTCCCTTTCTCTGGTGCGATGATATGGTGTATGACCCTATGGGATATGGCGTGGATTCTAAACAATTCTGCCCCTGTGTCGTATTGTGCATTCTCCATTTCAAGAACCACAGGAATGTGATTACGGATGTTGGAGACGGCGAAAGCGGGGTGGAAGGATGATTTAGAGGCGGACATGGTGGCGGAAAAAGGTGGCAGCCGACGGAGCTAGGGCAGCGGAGAGGAGAgaggagaggaaaaaaaaaaaacctagacTGCTGATACCGTGAAAGAATTATTTTTCATAgtttcctttcattccttgaattggttaatatacaaaaatatcctACCTAAATAGGAGAGTATAAAacattacaaaatattctaacctaaataagagattacaaaatattacaaaatatttacataatctatcaattaatttcatttattattagttACTTGTAATTAGACTACTCTTTTGCATCAACATATACAAACATCGagctcaaaagaaagaaagaaaaaaaaactgaaaattacGTACATGCTAGTGCCACCTTACATGAAAATTACGTACATGCTAGTGCCACCTTACATGAAAATTACGTACATCAGGTACATGGAAAGAAAAACTTACATTCAAACTCGAAGGCTCTTTTTTTAGTTCCACTCACTcacccacccacccctccaccaccacccaaacAACCCACCCCACCCCTCCAATTCCACAAAATTGTTCtattcttgcttttcttgaatgCTTTGTGGGTCCCCCCTTACACACTACACTAAAACCCCAATTGCCATTTGAATCTCACCTATTCATCATGTCATCAACTatctactactactactgctCTTCCTTGTATTTCTTGATCATCTATTGGAGCTTTCAAAATACATGGCTTTTCCAGGTCTGTTTTCTTCCTCACTTGAATATATTTAAATACTATCTGCATAAATACATGTtattatattgatgacatgcgtTGAGTTTAGATGAAGCAGTGAGTATTCATATAATCGACTCCAacttgttatattattttcttGATCTTTTTGGGTATATTGAACTGGATTTCGCATGGATGTAAAAGATAATTTCGGCTTAGCCTCTAAATGCATTAGAAATGGTGTTTATCTCTCTAAAGGCTCTTTATTGGATGCTTAATTGAAGTGACTTCTAGTTACAAGTTTCTTGGCTGCAACAGATATGTCTGTCTATAATTAACTGGAGAGAGCCGAGAGGTGCATCATGCATGAGCAGGTCCAAGGTGCTATATGAGGTTGTGCATGAATACACGTAACTATCAAGGGGATTCAACAATTCACATATATACAAAAAAGTTTGCTTTTACCCTATGTCTAAAGTGTAAGTAAAGTTTGTTCTTACCTGTAACCAGAAGGGCCAGAACTGGTGGAACATGAAAATGCTTTAAAATCACCAAGCTTGTCCTGTAAAAACACAATAGCAAAATTAAAAAGGCATAGAAGATGACTGAGCCCACAAACTGATATCTTTTGTTACTGTGACTCTGCTCCCTTCCTTGttgccagtggcggagccactctTCGCTAGAAAATTACACTGTGTagatacatataaaaaaaaaattattactccctccgtttcaatttatatgaatccatttgactgggcacgacatttaagaaaaatggaagacttttgaaacttgtggttcaaaataagccttgaaaatttgtgtggctgcaaatcattcataaagtgaatttgtttccaaattaggaaagaggccattcattttggcacggattaaaaaggaaataggttcaaacaaattgaaacagagggagtatatagtATACTATATGTTGAATTCCCTTGGATTTTTTGTGTGATTACTTCTTTGTATTTTGATTCTCCTTAGTGAAGATTTTGGCTCCGTCACTGCTTGTTGTATGGTTAATTCATAGGGGTAGGTATTAGTTTGTCCCATGCCTTTTTATGATTGCTGAGATATTCTTGTCTAGAAAGGATAATCTTTCAGAAATAGTCATTTTGGCTCTTCTGTTCTTGCTCAGTATAACTGTATGAGCATTAAATAAATTGGTAGCAGAAAAGAAGAGGTCACTTCTTGAACCAATTGGTAATATTCTCATTGTGCTGCAACTACAAGGCCTACTTCCTTGTTATCATTACATAGAAGAAGCTTTACATGCTTCTTTTCTCTCTACAAATTGCAAGTCATGTTGATGTCTATTTGTTATTCTTGTTTGCATTTCCTCCGTAGATGTGAGTTGAAATTCAATAAAGCAGTCAGGATTCATATAGACGACCCCAACTTGTTTGGAACTGAGGTgtaatagttgttgttgttgttgtatagagTATCAGAAACAAGGAGAAGGATCAGCTGAAAGCTCTCCTCTGGTTAATAGAGAAAATTCAATGTCCACAGCCTTTTCTTTCCGGCATTTTCACTTGAACTTGCTGATGCTCCTACTTTTATGCAGCAATGGTCTCTCCGCAAATGATCATGATGTTGAAGGTATGAAGCTATATAGTATTTGGTTATTGAATCTGTGAAAACTGCATAATTTTGATAAATATAATTCATTTTTAAGGGGAAGAGACCTATCTATTTACTTTGTTGAATTTTGTGATTTCATAAAATCCATGCTGCTTTCATTAGAAAAAAATAAACAGGTATAGTTTCCATTTCAATAAGAGTATGTTCTTCTTAAGCCCCGAGGGCTTAGTTCAAGTGTCAAAGGTTGAGAGACTTGTGACTTAAGTCACAGGTTCGAGTCCTATGTTTTGCACTATTTCGAAATATGTTGCTAATAAAATCGCGGTAACTGTTTGTTTTTATAGAATCATATGCTATTTATAATATTTTTGTCATCATTTCAGGTCATGCTTTAATAGAGTTGCTGAGGGCTTTGAATGATTCCAACAATAGAATCAAAGATTGGAACATTAATTTAGTGTCTCCCTGTTTCAGTTGGTTTCATGTTACATGCAGAAATGGAAATGTCATATCCCTGTAAgagttcttttctttttgttttaagTAAATCAAGTGTATTCATATAAGTGACCTCTACTTGATTTGAACTGAAGCGTAGCTATTGTTGTAATCAAGCAGGAGCCTAGCTTCTAATGGATTCTCAGGAACACTTTCACCGTCGATAACCAAATTGAAATTTTTGGTTAGCCCGTAAGTTTGCTTCATTAAATATATACACATTAAAATTAAGAATCCAGCTATTAGCACTTGATGTCGTACTTTAGAACCCATAAAGTTGAAATCGTGCCGCATCTGACACTAATCCTCAGTTTCTCGGCGGGCCTAGGAAAGTTTTGTGAAGTGTTGCTAAAACGCTAATGGTCTTTGCAGGGATTTACAAAATAATGATCTATCTGGTGCCTTACCTGATTACCTTAGCAGCATGTCAAATCTGCAAAACTTAAATCTTGCAAACAATAGTTTCAATGGACCTATTCCACCAGCTTGGGGTCAGCTCAACAATCTTAAGCATTTCTAAGTACTTGTTTTTTCTTTGGTCTCTCCTTTTTCCTAAAATACCAGACTTAATGTtgtcggactcttcaaaaatggagATGGGTAcatgtcagatcctccaaaagtagtgcaattttggaggatccaacacgaGTAGTACAACAGTTTTGGAAAGTCCGAGCAACATAAATACTAAGACCTTAACACAATTCTTATTAAATAGTTCCAGTTTCACACATTTTAGTATAGACTATTCTTGCAACAAAGTCTTGCTATGACATGTCTTTTTGTCCTCTATCAGGGTCATGAGAGGAAATCACCTAACTGGAACTATGCCAAATTCACTTGTAAATATCTCAGGCTTAAAAGAACTATAAGAACTAGGTTAACCTTCCGGCCGTGTTTTACTCTTCCTTTGAAATTTTCGGTTGGGTTTAGGCCTATATTGCTTAGACTCTTTAAAACTACTGTGGGTGGGTGTCGGACCCTCCAAAAGCTATGCATTTTTGAGGATCCGACATGAGTTTGGCAGCATTTTGgagggtccgagcaacatagattgAGGCATAGTAGAAAAATTGTTGATTGAAGTTTTCATTTATTTATGGTAACTTATTCTTGCTTGTAGTTTTTACATGTTTTTCATCTCTCACAGGGACCTGTCCTCCAATGATCTGACTGGAGGTATCCCACTGCAGTTGTtttcaataccaacatacaaGTAATCTCATCATTTattatctttctttccaacttgtTAAGCCTTTTCATTTTGATGTTGAGCTCTAAGATCTTCCCTTTCAGATAGATATATTGTCTTTACACAGTCTTATTCGATTTGTACTGCCTAGTCGGGTTATTGGACCATGTACCCTATGTTACTCGGATCTTCAAAAATATACTGTCGGGTGTGTGTCGCATCCTCCAAAAGATATGCATTTCTGGAGGATCCAACATGGATGCGGCAGCATAGTTGGAGGGTTTGAGCAACATGGCTTGAAGCCTTTAGCTCGGAAATATACTTCCTTCCTTTTTCTCATGAAGCGATGGTTTTCAATTTTCTTCTACCATAAAACACCAAGAGGATTACTGTGATACCCAAACCTGTTCTCTTTTTAAGTAATATATTATCGAATCTTCTATATATTGCTTTATTACTCTCACAGGTCAGAACTCTTCATTTTCAATTCTAGCAACCATGATGAGAAGTTCAAAAGGATCAATGTTCTGCTTAACCTATCCTGAAACACACAAGACCGTTATCGAACTTATTTTTGTCATGCACAACCATCCTAGAGACAGCAATATCATGTTGATGCATTCAGTACTTGGCTGTACAGTTTGCTAAAAAAATATTTACTCCTAAAAGTATAGATTTTTTATTGCATTAGGTTCATTCTTTACCTTTGCTGATTCCACAGCGCGACCCCGTGAACCATAGGTAAACAACTCTACCGTTGCTCCAATCCTAACCTATATGTCACAATTTTACCATTGCTCCAATGCTTCCTTCAACTGACCCAAAATGACCTATGCATTCACACAAAGACGCCTTTTCCGCTGCTCCAAGGCTCCCCTTTAACTTCAACGTTTCTCATAACTGTATCATTCAACTTGGAGCAGTTAATATTGACTTAGTTTCTTAACTATATTGGTTAATGATCATTCGATACGTCGTATCAGTTTTTCAGGAACTCATCTTTCTTGTGGCAATGGTTTTCAGCAACCCTGTATTTTTGGCTCCTCTGGCCCAGGTTAATAGTCTTCTTCTCACAAGTGCATCCTCTAGTTCTAGCCAACAAATGATGATTGCTTCAGCAGTTTCCAGCAGAAGACCAAAACTCCAGGTTGTTATTATTGGTGCAAGCTGCGGTGCATTCTTTCTTCTCTTAGTTGGCGCTATCGTCACATATAGATGCAATTATAAGCATAAACTCAAACATGATCAATTTTTTGATGTCGAAGGTATACGCTTTAATCCTATTTCTTCAACAGAAAGAGCACattcaaacctctctataacagtgtTGTTTGTTCCGATATTTTTTGGCTGCTATagcgaaatgttgttatagagaacgtATAATATAATATTACATGAAAGATCAGTTCCACAGAGAACATggctgttatagtgaaatgttgttatatatgatggttgttatagagaggtctgactgtatatgGTTTTGCTGTATTAAACAAATTTCCTTAATAATTGCAAATGCTGTTTATTTTTATGGCATTTTAGGTGACGTTGAGCGAAACATTTCGTTAGGCCAACTAAGAAGGTTCTCATGGCGCGATATTCAGATTGCAACGGACAATTTCAGTGAAAGCAATATTATAGGACAAGGAGGTTTTGGTAAAGTGTACAAGGGCTATCTTTCGGGTAGCACGATAGTGGCAGTGAAAGAACTCATAGATTACCACAATCCTGGTGGAGCGGCTGCATTTCTGAGGGAAGTTCAGTTAATTAGTGATGCAGTACATCGGAATCTTCTACGTTTGATCGGGTTCTGTATAACCTCTTCCGAGAGAATTCTTGTTTATCCGTTTATGCAGAATCTTAGCGTTGCATATCGGTTAAGAGGTATTCCCCTTAGTACTCAAACTTTTTTTGGTTATTGTTGATACTATTCAGTATTTTTTCATCTCATTTTCCCTTTTCATTAGATTTAAAACTCGGAGAGAAAGCTCTGGATTGGCCAATGAGGAGACGAATAGCATTTGGAGCAGCCCATGGTCTAGAGTACCTACACGAGCATTGCGACCCTAAGATCATTCATAGAGATTTAAAGGCAGCAAACATCCTCCTAGACGATAACTTTGAGCCCGTTCTTGGAGATTTCGGACTAGCAAAACTAGTTGATACGAAACTGACTCATATTACAACACAAGTTCGCGGGACAATGGGCCATATTGCCCCTGAATACTTGTCTACTGGAGAGTTATCTGAGAAGACGGATGTCTTCGGATATGGCATCACCCTTTTAGAACTTGTAACAGGGCAACGCGCGATTGATTTTTCGCGGCTTGAAGAAGAGGAGGATGTCTTACTACTGGATCATGTAAGTCCTACTTCCACTCTTCTGAGAATTAATACCAAATATTTTACTTTGTTTCTTTTGCTATAGGAGGATCTttcatttatgtatatataggctCTATGGTTTCAATCTAATCCATAGAACTAAATAGTATAGTTTGAAATATAATGTTACACAAATATAATGCGATAAGAGGATGTCTACTAAAATGAAAGGCAAGTTCTATAAAACGACTCTAATACGCGTCATTATGCGGAAGTCAATGTTGGACCTGTAAGGTTCAACATATACACAAGATGTGTGTTGCAGAATTGTGGATGTCAAAATGGATGTACAGTCATAAAAGATTAAAAATGATCATATCCGACAAAATGTGGAAGTAGCTTTCATGCTCAAGAATGTCCAACGTCCTGATAACTTATGTTGCTCAGTCATTCCAAAAATGTTGTTGCACCAGTGTCGGATCCTTCagaatgcactacttttggaggatttgACACCTAACTATCTACATTTTTGAAGACTCTGAGCAACATAGCTGATATTGCGTTACCATTTGTCTTTGGCTAATGATGGtcattaaattttcctttttgcttctATTTTGACTATGTTATTGCAAAAAAACTACAGATCAAGAAACTACTGAGAGAGAAAAGGCTAGATGACATTGTGGATGGAAACATGAAAACTTATGATTCAAAAGTAGTTGAGACAATCCTTCAAGTTGCATTGCTTTGCACCCAAAGTTCACCCGAGGAACGTCCAAAAATGGCAGAAGTGATTACTATGCTGAAGGGTGTAGGTTTGGCTGAAAAATGGGCAGAGTGGGAGCAACTTGAAGAAGTAAGAAATCAACAATTTTCGCTCATGTCGCAACAGTTTATGTGGGCTGAAGACTCGACGCATGATCAAGAAGCTATACAATTGTCTCAAGCAAGATAGAAAATGCAAGTTGTATATATAACTTCTGCAATAATGTGCTTGTTTACTTCAAAGCTCCAGTATAGCTTTAGCTTTGTTGCTGCTAGGAATATGTCAACTTAAGTGTAGTTTTATCATATGCTGTACTGTGGCATTTTCCTTTGAACCAGGTATATATATAGAGAACTCttatatattttgtaaaatatcCAATAAATTCATCTTAAAAGAGCATTGGTTCTTGGGATAGtattatataaaatatacatGTTTTTCCTTCACAATTACAGTTCCCTGCTCCCGCTCCTTATAAGGCGGCGGGTTGAAAGCTTACTTTGTTATTAGAGAAAGATGATTAGTCAATCTCGCGACTGAAATGCATAGTTGAGTAAAAGCACCAAAAGTTTCTTATTGGATTTGTCGTCTTAGTTTTATATTCCCTCTTAATTTAGTTTAAATAGAAAAACATGGTTAGTGAAA
Encoded proteins:
- the LOC132639990 gene encoding probable LRR receptor-like serine/threonine-protein kinase At5g63710 isoform X1 — its product is MAFPEYQKQGEGSAESSPLVNRENSMSTAFSFRHFHLNLLMLLLLCSNGLSANDHDVEGHALIELLRALNDSNNRIKDWNINLVSPCFSWFHVTCRNGNVISLSLASNGFSGTLSPSITKLKFLVSPDLSSNDLTGGIPLQLFSIPTYNFSGTHLSCGNGFQQPCIFGSSGPVSSRRPKLQVVIIGASCGAFFLLLVGAIVTYRCNYKHKLKHDQFFDVEGDVERNISLGQLRRFSWRDIQIATDNFSESNIIGQGGFGKVYKGYLSGSTIVAVKELIDYHNPGGAAAFLREVQLISDAVHRNLLRLIGFCITSSERILVYPFMQNLSVAYRLRDLKLGEKALDWPMRRRIAFGAAHGLEYLHEHCDPKIIHRDLKAANILLDDNFEPVLGDFGLAKLVDTKLTHITTQVRGTMGHIAPEYLSTGELSEKTDVFGYGITLLELVTGQRAIDFSRLEEEEDVLLLDHIKKLLREKRLDDIVDGNMKTYDSKVVETILQVALLCTQSSPEERPKMAEVITMLKGVGLAEKWAEWEQLEEVRNQQFSLMSQQFMWAEDSTHDQEAIQLSQAR
- the LOC132639990 gene encoding probable LRR receptor-like serine/threonine-protein kinase At5g63710 isoform X2, giving the protein MSTAFSFRHFHLNLLMLLLLCSNGLSANDHDVEGHALIELLRALNDSNNRIKDWNINLVSPCFSWFHVTCRNGNVISLSLASNGFSGTLSPSITKLKFLVSPDLSSNDLTGGIPLQLFSIPTYNFSGTHLSCGNGFQQPCIFGSSGPVSSRRPKLQVVIIGASCGAFFLLLVGAIVTYRCNYKHKLKHDQFFDVEGDVERNISLGQLRRFSWRDIQIATDNFSESNIIGQGGFGKVYKGYLSGSTIVAVKELIDYHNPGGAAAFLREVQLISDAVHRNLLRLIGFCITSSERILVYPFMQNLSVAYRLRDLKLGEKALDWPMRRRIAFGAAHGLEYLHEHCDPKIIHRDLKAANILLDDNFEPVLGDFGLAKLVDTKLTHITTQVRGTMGHIAPEYLSTGELSEKTDVFGYGITLLELVTGQRAIDFSRLEEEEDVLLLDHIKKLLREKRLDDIVDGNMKTYDSKVVETILQVALLCTQSSPEERPKMAEVITMLKGVGLAEKWAEWEQLEEVRNQQFSLMSQQFMWAEDSTHDQEAIQLSQAR
- the LOC132639990 gene encoding probable LRR receptor-like serine/threonine-protein kinase At5g63710 isoform X3, with protein sequence MAFPEYQKQGEGSAESSPLVNRENSMSTAFSFRHFHLNLLMLLLLCSNGLSANDHDVEGHALIELLRALNDSNNRIKDWNINLVSPCFSWFHVTCRNGNVISLSLASNGFSGTLSPSITKLKFLVSPDLQNNDLSGALPDYLSSMSNLQNLNLANNSFNGPIPPAWGQLNNLKHLVMRGNHLTGTMPNSLVNISGLKELDLSSNDLTGGIPLQLFSIPTYNFSGTHLSCGNGFQQPCIFGSSGPVSSRRPKLQVVIIGASCGAFFLLLVGAIVTYRCNYKHKLKHDQFFDVEGDVERNISLGQLRRFSWRDIQIATDNFSESNIIGQGGFGKVYKGYLSGSTIVAVKELIDYHNPGGAAAFLREVQLISDAVHRNLLRLIGFCITSSERILVYPFMQNLSVAYRLRDLKLGEKALDWPMRRRIAFGAAHGLEYLHEHCDPKIIHRDLKAANILLDDNFEPVLGDFGLAKLVDTKLTHITTQVRGTMGHIAPEYLSTGELSEKTDVFGYGITLLELVTGQRAIDFSRLEEEEDVLLLDHIKKLLREKRLDDIVDGNMKTYDSKVVETILQVALLCTQSSPEERPKMAEVITMLKGVGLAEKWAEWEQLEEVRNQQFSLMSQQFMWAEDSTHDQEAIQLSQAR